In Oscillatoria acuminata PCC 6304, a single window of DNA contains:
- a CDS encoding AAA family ATPase: MLRDISLKNYRMFKDFQIDGLARVNLLVGPNNSGKTSLLEAIHLLVNPDDLVDTLDEILGYRGQIILSDSRISNQPKELIYQIAPLFYNHVLNSEFKLFIGSRKDYLLRVMISYNTNFEELYNEADSLSKKHAGSYNLALSREKEDLKTLYLGKVNKKGAASTSFTKYSPESENYEQNHYLVKNKPSILMTSQRLRFDTIAEMWDEIALTPKEDKVVKALQILEPDVERFTLTRGQTTASSILVKLRGRDNPISLGSMGEGMTQILNLIMAAVMAENGVLLVDEIESGLYYDVQADMWRLLIEIAQELNIQIFATTHSWDCVRGFAAALSEAPESDVGKLFRLDWRGELIRAIDYPAEHLEKAVDYGIEVR, from the coding sequence ATGTTACGCGATATCAGCCTGAAAAATTATCGAATGTTCAAAGACTTTCAGATAGACGGACTAGCACGAGTCAACCTGCTAGTGGGACCAAACAATAGTGGCAAAACCAGCTTGTTAGAAGCGATTCATTTGTTAGTGAATCCTGACGACCTTGTTGATACGTTGGATGAAATACTGGGCTATCGAGGTCAAATTATTTTATCTGATAGCCGGATTAGTAATCAGCCTAAAGAGCTTATCTATCAAATAGCACCTTTATTCTATAACCACGTCTTAAATTCAGAATTTAAGCTTTTTATTGGATCCCGAAAGGATTACTTGCTTCGTGTAATGATTTCATATAATACTAATTTTGAGGAACTCTACAATGAAGCGGATTCTTTATCAAAAAAACACGCGGGTTCTTATAATTTAGCTTTGTCAAGAGAAAAAGAAGATTTAAAAACCCTTTACCTAGGTAAAGTCAATAAAAAAGGAGCGGCATCAACATCTTTCACAAAGTATTCTCCAGAATCAGAAAATTATGAACAAAATCATTATTTAGTAAAAAATAAACCCAGTATTTTAATGACATCGCAACGTCTCCGGTTTGATACTATAGCGGAAATGTGGGATGAAATTGCTCTAACTCCAAAAGAAGATAAAGTTGTCAAAGCATTGCAAATTTTAGAGCCGGATGTTGAAAGATTTACTTTGACTCGGGGTCAAACTACTGCCAGTAGCATTTTAGTCAAACTTCGAGGACGAGATAACCCTATTTCTCTGGGAAGTATGGGAGAAGGAATGACACAAATTTTAAACCTCATCATGGCTGCGGTAATGGCTGAAAATGGGGTATTGCTGGTGGATGAAATTGAAAGCGGATTGTATTATGATGTTCAGGCAGATATGTGGAGGTTACTCATAGAAATTGCCCAAGAATTGAATATCCAGATTTTTGCAACTACTCACAGTTGGGATTGTGTGAGGGGTTTTGCGGCAGCGTTAAGTGAAGCCCCAGAAAGTGATGTAGGAAAATTATTCCGACTGGATTGGCGAGGTGAATTAATTCGTGCTATTGATTATCCAGCCGAACACTTAGAAAAAGCAGTCGATTACGGAATTGAGGTACGGTGA